Proteins from a single region of Sporosarcina sp. P33:
- a CDS encoding YjcZ family sporulation protein, with the protein MGESVKGSGYGYDGGFGFAMIVVLFILLIIVGAGFMGYGC; encoded by the coding sequence ATGGGCGAATCAGTTAAAGGATCTGGGTACGGCTATGATGGAGGCTTTGGCTTCGCAATGATCGTTGTTCTGTTTATCTTATTGATCATTGTCGGTGCTGGGTTTATGGGTTACGGTTGCTAA
- a CDS encoding methyl-accepting chemotaxis protein: MFHSIKTKMILLVLVLVAGGILTMTGISSWLVKERTEENIIESSSTLLTEMSAAIEADLQQYSKGLELLTASTDFTDSTATTGGAEVVKALNNTLDTYPNVSSAYLSYATKETTIRPFADLTGFDPTAREWYQLAAAEPDKVHWTKPYIDEATGNFVISASKAVMNENKLTGVAGIDIQLSTMSSDIAKIDIPHGGYAFILDAEGTAIAHPSLIGETIMNRDYVAEMYKEQAGHHTFKQDGISKVDMFTTIPDFGWKLGVIYDEKNMQSLAAGLRNVMIIAAIVTLAVLAVILYLFINRLLKPIFRLQETVQQVADGDLTVRAGIHSKDEIGELANGFDQMLNQMNGLITTVTHSASNVLASSQNLSAVSEETNATSEEIAHALQEITMGAAKSAENAETVTTRADLLNQQIQDVNATASEMASMATEAVSFNADGRAQMSILSSSFNHWNQDLQQMGGMIGTLEEKVNAISSVIDAITAISSQTNLLALNASIEAARAGEHGKGFAVVAEEVRRLAEQSAQSAEQVRSTIQELQDGTHHVIEQMNGTRDTFERQSSVVHDTEGIFEKISGFIGEMQSRIDNVTSALQEMDVHKNDVAEQIQNLLATTEESAAACEEVNASTDEQLHAIGSVAEAAEALTQLSEDLSFAVERFKI; the protein is encoded by the coding sequence ATGTTTCATTCCATCAAAACGAAAATGATCCTGCTCGTCCTCGTCCTGGTTGCCGGCGGAATACTTACAATGACAGGCATCAGCAGCTGGCTTGTCAAAGAACGGACTGAGGAAAACATCATCGAATCCAGCAGCACCTTGCTTACGGAAATGAGTGCTGCGATCGAGGCAGACCTGCAGCAGTATAGTAAAGGACTTGAATTACTGACAGCATCAACGGACTTTACGGATTCCACCGCCACAACCGGCGGCGCAGAAGTTGTCAAAGCACTCAACAACACACTTGACACGTATCCGAACGTCTCCAGCGCATATCTCAGCTACGCTACAAAAGAAACGACAATCCGCCCATTTGCAGATCTGACAGGGTTCGACCCTACTGCAAGAGAGTGGTATCAGCTGGCGGCTGCAGAACCGGATAAAGTGCACTGGACAAAGCCTTATATAGATGAAGCAACCGGAAACTTCGTCATCAGCGCATCAAAAGCCGTGATGAATGAAAATAAATTGACCGGCGTAGCGGGAATCGATATTCAGTTATCGACAATGTCATCGGATATCGCCAAGATCGATATACCGCACGGCGGCTATGCATTCATTTTGGACGCAGAAGGTACTGCCATCGCCCATCCATCATTGATCGGTGAAACTATTATGAACCGCGACTATGTGGCAGAAATGTACAAAGAACAGGCAGGACATCATACATTCAAACAGGACGGCATCAGCAAAGTGGACATGTTCACGACGATTCCCGACTTTGGCTGGAAACTCGGCGTCATCTATGATGAGAAGAATATGCAGTCACTTGCAGCAGGCCTGCGCAATGTCATGATTATCGCTGCCATAGTGACGCTGGCAGTACTGGCAGTGATTCTGTACCTCTTTATCAACCGTCTGCTGAAGCCGATTTTCCGCTTGCAGGAAACCGTTCAGCAAGTGGCGGACGGTGACTTGACGGTAAGAGCAGGCATTCATTCGAAAGATGAAATCGGAGAACTTGCGAACGGCTTCGATCAGATGCTCAATCAAATGAATGGCTTGATCACAACGGTCACGCACTCTGCGTCCAACGTACTCGCCAGTTCACAAAACTTGAGCGCGGTATCGGAAGAAACGAACGCAACGAGTGAAGAAATCGCGCACGCCCTGCAGGAAATTACGATGGGTGCTGCGAAGTCCGCGGAAAACGCGGAAACTGTTACGACGCGTGCGGATTTATTGAACCAGCAAATCCAGGATGTCAACGCAACTGCTAGTGAAATGGCCAGCATGGCAACAGAAGCTGTATCCTTTAATGCCGACGGGCGCGCGCAGATGAGTATATTAAGTTCTTCGTTCAATCATTGGAATCAGGACTTGCAGCAAATGGGCGGCATGATCGGAACGCTTGAAGAGAAAGTGAATGCAATCAGTTCCGTCATTGATGCCATCACTGCGATCTCTTCCCAGACAAATCTGCTTGCATTAAACGCAAGTATTGAAGCGGCAAGAGCCGGTGAGCACGGAAAAGGCTTCGCTGTCGTCGCAGAAGAAGTCCGCCGGCTGGCAGAGCAGTCAGCACAGTCAGCAGAACAAGTCCGCTCCACAATTCAGGAACTGCAAGACGGAACGCATCACGTCATTGAGCAAATGAATGGCACGCGCGATACATTCGAGCGACAAAGCAGTGTGGTTCATGACACCGAAGGAATTTTCGAGAAAATCTCCGGTTTCATCGGCGAAATGCAGTCTCGCATCGACAACGTCACATCAGCACTTCAGGAAATGGATGTGCATAAAAATGACGTGGCCGAGCAAATCCAAAACTTGCTGGCTACGACAGAGGAATCTGCGGCTGCCTGCGAAGAGGTTAACGCTTCGACCGATGAACAGCTGCACGCTATCGGTTCTGTGGCAGAAGCAGCGGAAGCATTGACGCAATTGAGTGAAGATCTGAGCTTCGCTGTGGAGCGATTCAAAATTTAA
- the flaG gene encoding flagellar protein FlaG encodes MVSRIGDGPATQPVQTSYENGSVENKRIVTGIQPIREPAKQETNETQDVLTKKEAKELTEGMNKFLESVNVQLRFKYHEKLHEYYVTIIDSDTEEVVREIPPKKLLDMHAAMRDFIGLLIDQKI; translated from the coding sequence ATGGTCAGCCGAATAGGTGACGGCCCCGCAACACAGCCAGTGCAGACATCTTATGAGAACGGGTCCGTTGAAAATAAGAGAATAGTAACCGGAATACAGCCCATTAGAGAGCCGGCGAAACAGGAAACAAACGAGACGCAAGATGTTCTGACGAAGAAAGAAGCGAAGGAATTAACGGAAGGAATGAATAAATTCCTCGAAAGTGTCAATGTCCAGTTGCGTTTCAAGTACCATGAGAAGCTTCATGAATACTACGTAACGATCATCGACTCCGACACAGAAGAAGTCGTCCGTGAAATCCCGCCGAAGAAATTGCTCGACATGCACGCAGCGATGAGAGACTTCATTGGATTACTAATCGATCAGAAAATTTAA
- a CDS encoding flagellar hook-associated protein 2 encodes MRIGGLASGIDTESIIRDMMKAHRIPLDKITQKKAYTQWQLDDYRSTNRDLRKQSDKLFDTVMKQGTYMKKTVSVSDDKVASITSKASISDFSGTLEVTQLAKQATLQSGELTHDGVKITDAQAKTLQFKDMKNADDGPLVSGTQKLTISAPGRDAVEIEILETDTIDAVLDKINEKTGVSAFYDSATGKIALSSKNSGKGEIQISGTGTLVNDLKLDSGNGANSSEGEDAEFVFNGLKTSRPSNTFTINGFEVSLKAKTTSPVTFSSTTNVDKIVDSVTEFVNDYNEMIEKLNSKIKEKQFKSFHPLSDEQKADMKEKEIELWEEKAKSGTLKGDPAISTMLNNLRSIMSSSVTTTDKDGKEINISLKDLGIETTSNYLDNGKLTINEDKLREKISENPSAVYDLIGGKEEGNKGIAERYRTELQDAQKKITVKAGSATTVNDSFALGRSIKNMDKQIERFESRLQKMEDRYWKQFTAMEKAFQRANDQSVQLMNALGGM; translated from the coding sequence ATGAGAATTGGTGGATTAGCATCCGGTATCGATACAGAATCAATTATCAGAGACATGATGAAAGCGCATCGGATTCCGCTTGATAAAATTACGCAAAAGAAAGCTTATACGCAATGGCAGCTCGATGATTATCGTTCCACTAACCGTGATTTGAGAAAACAGAGTGATAAGCTATTTGATACGGTCATGAAGCAGGGAACATATATGAAGAAAACTGTCAGCGTATCTGACGATAAAGTGGCAAGTATTACTTCAAAAGCTTCAATCAGCGACTTCTCAGGTACACTTGAAGTTACACAACTGGCCAAACAAGCTACATTACAAAGTGGCGAGCTGACGCACGATGGAGTGAAGATAACAGATGCGCAAGCGAAGACTTTGCAATTTAAAGATATGAAGAATGCTGATGACGGACCGCTTGTTTCAGGAACGCAGAAATTGACAATATCAGCGCCGGGAAGAGATGCAGTTGAAATTGAAATACTTGAAACAGATACGATCGATGCTGTGTTGGATAAAATAAACGAGAAGACGGGTGTCAGTGCATTTTATGATTCGGCAACCGGCAAAATTGCGTTGAGTTCGAAAAATAGCGGGAAAGGCGAAATACAAATATCGGGCACAGGCACCTTGGTAAATGATTTAAAGCTCGATAGTGGAAATGGCGCGAACTCTTCAGAGGGGGAGGACGCCGAATTTGTATTTAATGGTTTAAAAACATCCCGTCCTTCCAATACATTCACGATCAATGGATTCGAGGTCTCACTTAAGGCCAAAACAACGTCTCCTGTGACATTCAGTTCCACTACAAATGTAGATAAAATAGTGGATTCGGTTACAGAGTTCGTAAATGACTACAATGAAATGATCGAAAAACTGAACAGCAAAATTAAAGAAAAGCAATTTAAATCTTTCCATCCGCTGTCAGATGAGCAGAAAGCAGATATGAAGGAAAAAGAAATTGAGCTTTGGGAAGAAAAGGCGAAGAGCGGTACCCTTAAAGGGGATCCGGCGATTTCCACCATGCTGAATAATTTACGTTCTATTATGTCCAGTTCGGTTACAACAACTGATAAAGACGGGAAAGAAATCAACATCAGCCTGAAAGATTTAGGTATTGAAACAACAAGTAATTACTTGGATAACGGAAAATTAACTATTAATGAAGATAAATTACGGGAAAAGATCTCTGAAAATCCATCCGCTGTCTATGATTTGATTGGCGGCAAAGAGGAAGGGAATAAAGGGATTGCAGAAAGATACCGTACAGAACTGCAGGACGCGCAAAAAAAGATTACTGTAAAAGCCGGCAGCGCGACAACGGTGAATGACAGTTTTGCACTTGGCCGTTCCATTAAAAATATGGATAAACAAATTGAGCGGTTTGAAAGCAGATTGCAGAAGATGGAAGACCGTTACTGGAAGCAGTTTACCGCAATGGAAAAGGCTTTCCAGCGTGCGAATGATCAATCTGTGCAGCTGATGAATGCACTTGGCGGCATGTAA
- the fliS gene encoding flagellar export chaperone FliS, which yields MATNNPYAAYQNNTVTTSTPGELTLMLYNGCLKFIQQGKMELEKGNLEQKNIAIQKAQAIVTELMLTLDTSYPVAENMLVLYEFVNSRLIEGNIQSDPAMFDEAAGIITEFRDTWKQVIQINRTKQYANVSEI from the coding sequence ATGGCGACAAATAACCCTTATGCAGCATATCAAAATAATACGGTGACTACTTCTACACCTGGTGAATTAACGCTGATGCTTTATAACGGCTGCTTGAAATTCATTCAGCAAGGAAAAATGGAGCTGGAAAAAGGAAATCTTGAGCAAAAGAATATTGCGATCCAAAAGGCGCAGGCGATTGTCACTGAATTGATGCTGACATTAGATACATCTTATCCGGTAGCTGAAAACATGCTTGTCCTTTACGAGTTCGTCAACAGCCGTCTGATTGAAGGAAATATCCAAAGTGATCCAGCGATGTTTGATGAGGCAGCCGGCATCATTACCGAGTTCCGCGATACGTGGAAACAAGTGATTCAGATTAATCGTACCAAGCAATATGCGAACGTGAGCGAAATATGA
- a CDS encoding PilZ domain-containing protein, protein MRYNRHDYFRYSFEPYIPATFRIQLNNDKKILSNEGQCEIADISTGGVKFITNLDLPVRSEVLAIQLDFTIFTHPFELFGNVVWKKVAEEGYQYGFEFGEDQHADALIIEELKHHARKVKETE, encoded by the coding sequence ATGCGCTATAATCGTCATGATTACTTCAGGTATTCATTCGAACCCTACATACCGGCAACGTTTCGGATCCAATTGAATAATGATAAAAAAATTTTATCAAATGAAGGACAGTGTGAAATTGCCGACATCAGCACAGGCGGCGTTAAATTCATTACGAATTTGGATTTGCCGGTGCGTTCTGAAGTACTTGCTATCCAATTGGATTTTACGATTTTTACACATCCGTTCGAACTTTTCGGCAATGTAGTATGGAAAAAAGTTGCTGAAGAAGGCTATCAATACGGATTCGAGTTCGGCGAAGATCAGCATGCAGATGCATTGATTATCGAAGAATTAAAACATCACGCACGGAAAGTGAAGGAAACGGAGTGA
- the hpf gene encoding ribosome hibernation-promoting factor, HPF/YfiA family — translation MLDFNIRGENVEVTPAIREYVEKKVEKLERYFTEGVNATANVNLKVYTDKQTKVEITIPMKNLTLRAEERHNDMYAAVDLIVDKLERQIRKYKTRVNRKSREREGVAAFFQAVEDNNNAADQQVEDDSEFDVVRTKQFDLKPMDQEEAILQMNMLGHSFFIFTDAESDGTNIVYKRKDGKYGLIETNS, via the coding sequence ATGTTAGACTTCAATATTCGCGGTGAAAACGTCGAGGTTACTCCGGCAATCAGAGAGTACGTCGAGAAAAAGGTTGAGAAACTGGAGCGTTATTTCACAGAAGGTGTAAACGCGACAGCTAACGTAAATTTGAAAGTGTATACAGACAAGCAAACAAAAGTGGAAATTACGATTCCGATGAAAAATTTGACACTTCGTGCAGAGGAACGTCACAACGATATGTATGCAGCAGTTGACTTGATCGTCGACAAGCTAGAGCGTCAAATTCGCAAATATAAAACACGTGTCAATCGCAAATCCCGCGAGCGCGAAGGCGTCGCTGCATTCTTCCAGGCAGTGGAAGATAACAACAATGCTGCAGACCAGCAAGTTGAAGACGACAGCGAGTTCGACGTAGTACGCACGAAGCAGTTCGACCTGAAGCCGATGGATCAAGAGGAAGCGATCCTTCAGATGAACATGCTTGGTCACAGCTTCTTCATCTTTACGGATGCAGAGTCTGACGGCACGAATATCGTGTATAAGCGTAAGGACGGCAAGTACGGCCTGATCGAAACAAACTCATAA